From Glycine max cultivar Williams 82 chromosome 11, Glycine_max_v4.0, whole genome shotgun sequence, the proteins below share one genomic window:
- the LOC100808948 gene encoding laccase-12, whose amino-acid sequence MESVKFINMNAKHSSIFLLAMIFVLILASANAKIHEHEFVVEATPVKRLCKTHNSITVNGQYPGPTLEINNGDTLVVKVTNKARYNVTIHWHGVRQMRTGWADGPEFVTQCPIRPGGSYTYRFTVQGQEGTLWWHAHSSWLRATVYGALIIRPREGEPYPFPKPKHETPILLGEWWDANPIDVVRQATRTGGAPNVSDAYTINGQPGDLYKCSSKDTTIVPIHSGETNLLRVINAALNQPLFFTVANHKLTVVGADASYLKPFTTKVLMLGPGQTTDVLITGDQPPSPYYMAARAYQSAQNAAFDNTTTTAILEYKSPHHSNHSHHHSKGALKKKTKPIMPSLPAYNDTNTVTAFSKSFRSPRKVEVPAEIDQSLFFTVGLGINKCPKNFGPKRCQGPINGTRFTASMNNVSFVLPNNVSILQAHHLGIPGVFTTDFPGKPPVKFDYTGNVSRSLWQPVPGTKAHKLKFGSRVQIVLQDTSIVTPENHPIHLHGYDFYIVAEGFGNFDAKKDTAKFNLVDPPLRNTVAVPVNGWAVIRFVADNPGAWLLHCHLDVHIGWGLATVLLVENGVGKLQSIEPPPLDLPLC is encoded by the exons atggagtcTGTCAAGTTCATTAACATGAATGCCAAACACTCCTCCATCTTCTTATTAGCCATGATCTTTGTTCTGATCTTAGCTTCAGCAAATGCCAAAATTCACGAGCACGAGTTTGTT GTTGAAGCAACTCCAGTGAAGAGGCTGTGCAAAACCCACAACAGCATCACCGTGAATGGGCAATACCCGGGCCCAACGTTGGAAATCAACAATGGAGACACTTTGGTTGTCAAAGTCACTAACAAAGCTCGTTACAATGTGACCATTCATTG GCACGGTGTTAGGCAAATGAGAACAGGATGGGCAGATGGACCAGAATTTGTGACTCAGTGCCCGATTCGTCCTGGAGGAAGTTACACCTACCGTTTTACCGTTCAAGGACAAGAAGGCACACTTTGGTGGCACGCTCATAGCTCATGGTTAAGGGCCACTGTTTACGGTGCTTTAATCATTCGTCCTAGGGAAGGAGAACCCTACCCTTTCCCCAAGCCTAAGCACGAAACACCCATTCTTCTTG GGGAATGGTGGGACGCAAACCCTATTGATGTTGTGAGGCAGGCCACGCGAACTGGGGGAGCTCCAAACGTGTCTGATGCATACACTATCAATGGTCAACCTGGTGATCTTTACAAGTGCTCTAGCAAAG ACACTACCATTGTTCCAATCCATTCCGGCGAGACTAACCTTCTACGTGTTATCAATGCTGCACTCAATCAACCTCTCTTCTTCACCGTCGCAAACCACAAACTCACCGTGGTTGGCGCCGACGCCTCCTACCTCAAACCCTTCACCACCAAAGTCCTCATGCTAGGACCCGGTCAAACCACCGATGTATTGATCACCGGCGACCAGCCACCTTCCCCCTACTACATGGCGGCGCGTGCGTACCAATCTGCCCAAAACGCCGCGTTCgacaacaccaccaccaccgccatACTCGAATACAAGTCACCTCATCACAGTAATCATTCTCACCATCATTCCAAAGGAGCACTGAAGAAAAAAACCAAACCGATCATGCCCTCACTCCCTGCCTACAACGATACAAACACAGTCACTGCCTTCAGCAAAAGCTTTAGAAGCCCTAGAAAAGTTGAAGTCCCCGCTGAAATCGACCAGAGCCTGTTCTTCACTGTGGGCTTAGGAATCAACAAGTGCCCCAAAAACTTTGGACCAAAGAGGTGTCAG GGACCCATTAATGGGACGAGGTTCACTGCGAGCATGAACAACGTGTCTTTCGTTCTCCCGAACAACGTGTCCATCTTGCAGGCTCACCACCTCGGAATCCCCGGAGTGTTCACCACTGATTTTCCGGGGAAGCCGCCGGTGAAGTTTGATTACACCGGCAACGTGAGTCGTTCGCTGTGGCAACCTGTTCCCGGGACAAAGGCACACAAGTTGAAGTTTGGGTCCAGGGTGCAGATTGTGTTGCAGGACACTAGCATTGTTACTCCTGAGAACCACCCTATCCATCTTCATGGCTACGATTTCTACATCGTTGCTGAGGGGTTCGGAAACTTCGACGCCAAGAAAGATACGGCCAAATTCAACCTTGTTGATCCACCTTTGAGGAACACTGTGGCCGTGCCTGTAAATGGATGGGCTGTTATTCGATTTGTCGCTGATAACCCtg